Proteins from a single region of Antechinus flavipes isolate AdamAnt ecotype Samford, QLD, Australia chromosome 2, AdamAnt_v2, whole genome shotgun sequence:
- the CRIP1 gene encoding cysteine-rich protein 1 produces the protein MPKCPKCEKEVYFAERVTSLGKDWHRPCLKCEKCGKTLTSGGHAEHEGKPYCNHPCYAAMFGPKGFGRGGAESHTFK, from the exons ATGCCCAAGTGTCCTAAGTGCGAGAAAGAAGTTTATTTTG CTGAACGGGTGACATCTTTGGGGAAGGACTGGCATCGCCCATGCCTGAAAtgtgaaaaatgtggaaagactttgaCATCTGGAGGCCATGCAGAG CATGAAGGGAAACCCTATTGTAACCATCCTTGCTATGCTGCCATGTTTGGGCCCAAAG GCTTTGGAAGAGGAGGTGCTGAAAGTCATACCTTCAAGTAA